From the genome of Bacteroidota bacterium:
GAAGAGCGCCTCCGTGGTGTAGCTCCAGACGCGCATCGCGAGCGTGTCGAAGCCGAGCGGGGCGAGGAGGAACGTGATCGGCAACTCCTTCATCGCAGCGAGGAAGACGAACGCCCCGCCGACCCACAGCCCGCGCGCCGCAAGCGGCAGCGTGACCGCGCGGAACGCCCCGAACCGCGTTCGTCCGAGCGCCCGCGCTGCGTCTTCGAGGCGCGGCGGCGTCTGGTAGAGCGCGCTCCGGATTGGCCCGATGGCCTCGGCCAAAAAATGCAGCGCGAAGGCGACCACGAGCAGTCCTAGCGTTTGGTAGGCGAACGGAAGCACGCCGAGCGCGAAGAAAATCAGCGCGAGCGCAAACGCCAGCGGCGGCGTCGCATAGCCGAGGTAGGCCATCCGCTCCGCGACGCGGCTCGTCGCCGTGTCGTGGCGGACGCCGAGCCACGCCAGCGGGAACGCGAGTGCGACGGCCAGCACCGCCGCCGGCGCCGCCGCCTTGACCGAGTTCCAAGCTCCCTCTGCGAGCTTCGGCAACTCTGCCGGGTCAAAGGCTTGCACGAGCCAGAAGCTCAGCGTGACGAGCGGCGCTACGACCGTCGCGAGAGCCACGAGTGCGACGAAGCCGACGGCGATCGGCGTCCAGCGCCCGAGCGTCGTGCGGGGGACGGGGCGTGCCGTGCCACTCGCCGTCCGGGCGAAGCGCAGCCCCTTGAGGAGGCGCGCCTCGCCCCAGAGCACCAGCGCCGCCAGCACCATCAGCACCAGCGCGATCACCGAGGCATACGTCCGGTCGAACGCCGAGGTGTACTGGACGTAGAGCGCGTAGCTGAGCGTCTCGAAGCGCATCAGCGACACCACACCGAAGTCGCCGAGGACGTGGAGCAGCACCAACAGCGTCCCAGCGAGGAACGCCGGGCGCAACTGCGGGAGCACGACCTGCCGCCACGTCGCCCACGGGCTGAGGCCGAGCGAGCGTGCCGCCTCCTCCTGCGCGGGGTCGAGGCCGAGAAGAGCCGCGCGCAGGTTGAGGAAGAGGTAGGGCGCGGTGTAGAACCCGAGCGCCGCCGTCGCCCCGACGAAGCCACTCGGGCGCGGGAGCATCACGCCGGCGGTCCGCGCGAGCACGCCGTAGTCGCCGAAGAGCCCGAGCAAGGCGTAGGCAGTGACGTAGCCGGGGATCGCCAGCGGCAGCACGCCGAGGAGCGTGAGCATGCCCGCATAGTTGGTCTTCGCCCGCACCGCGAGCCACGCCAGCGGCAGCGCAATCGCCGAGGCTAGCGCCCATACGCTCACGCTCAGCGCGAATGTGTTGCTAAGCAGCACGAGCGTCCGCGGCCGGAAGAGCAACTGGGCCACCTCCGCCGGGTCCGCCGCCAGCGCGCGCACGAACAGGTAGGCTACCGGGACCAGGACACCCGCTGCCACGAGGGCAACGGGCATAAACCACCAGAGCCGGCTATCGGCTTTGTGCGGTTGGCGTTCGGCGATCTGCATGGATGACGTGTCGCCGCTGGCCAGGAGCCGTCAGCTGAATACCCTGCCTACAGCAACCCCGCGTCGCGGAGTAGGTCGAGTGTCGCCTCCAGGTCGGCCAACGTGTTGAGGTCGATGGCGGGCGCGGCGCCTAGGACGGTGTCGGGTGTGCCGCCGCCGGTGACGCTGTACTCTTTCGTGCCCTCGGTAAAGTAGGCCTGCGCCTCGTCGCCCAGGAGGTAGGCGATGAACGTCGCGGCGGCGTTGGGACGCTCCGAAGAGGCCAGCTTCCCGAGGCCCGCGATGTTGATGAGGTTGCCCACGTCGCCGTCGGCAAAGGTCGTCTGCGTGACGGGGTAGTTCGGGTCCTCGCTCTGGTAGCGGAGGAGGTAGTAGTGGTTCGGCAGCCCGTAGTCCACCTCGCCGTTCGCGATCGCCTCGATGATGGCCGAGTTGCGCGGGTAGGCCACGGCCCCGTTGTCGTCCATCGCGTCGAGCCAGGCGCGCGTCGAGTCGTCGCCGAGGGTCTGGCGCATCGCGGTCACGAAGGACTGGAACGAGCCGTTGGTCGGGGCCCAACCGACGCGGCCCTCGAAGCGCGCGTCGGTGAGGTCGAGCACGCTCGTGGGCAGGCTGGCCGTGTCGGCGCGCGCAGGGCTGTAGGCGAGCACGCGGGCGCGGCCGCTCACGGCGAGCCAGGTGTCGTCGTCACTCTGGTAGCGCTCGGGTACCATCGCGAGGAGCGAGTCGGGCAGCTCCGCGAGGAGGTTGGCGACCGCGCCGAGGCCGCCCGCGTCCTGCGCCCAGAAGAGGTCGGCGGGCGACTGCGCGCCTTCCTCGGCAAGCGCCGCGGCCATCTCAGCCGTGCCGCCGAAGCGCGTCTGCACCTCGATGCCCGTGTCGGCGGTGAAGCGCTCCACGATCGGCTCGATGAGGGACTGGCTGCGGCCCGAATAGATGACGAGTGGCCCGTCCGCGTCCACGACCGGGGCCGCGTCCGAGACGCTGGGTTCGGCAGGGGGCTGGCAGGCGCTCAGGGCGAGCAGCCCGGCACACAGCAGAAGCAGGGCGAGACGGTACATGTTGCGAGGGGGGGCGAGTGGCGAGGAGTGTGTCTTATCTAGATCCAATCTAGACAGGCGGTCCGCGCAAAAGAAAGGCGACCCCGTGGGGCCGCCGTGAAAATCAAGGCAGAAAGCTCCCTGCGGCTAGGGCGTGTGGACATTGATCGGGTCAGGTGCTCACGAGACGCCGTTTGCGTCTCCGAAAGGCGCACGAGGAGCGCGATCCTGTAGGATCGGGGGACGAGTGGAACGCAGCGGAGGGCGAACGGAGGCCATGAGCGCCGATCAGACCGATTGTCCACACGCCCTAGAGCACCCGCACGAGGCGACGTGTCGCGGTGGCGTCGCCAGCGATGAGGCGGACGAGGTAGAGCCCCGGCGGGAGCGCACCGCCCTCGAACATGACCGTGTGGTTCCCGGCGGCGTGCGTGCCCGAGGCGAGTGTGGCCACGCGGCGGCCGAGCGCGTCGAACACGGCGAGGTCCACAGGCGTGGCGCTCGGCAGCGCGAAGCGGACCGTGGCGTCCTCAGCGAACGGGTTCGGGAACGGCGCGTCGAGCGCGAAGCGGGTCGGCGTGGCGTCGTCCTCGGCGCTGACTCCAAGTCCGAAGTTGAACTGCGCGATGACGGGGAGGTGGTCCGACACCGTGAATGTGTAGCCTCCGAGCGGACTCAGGATCTCGTCGTAGCGGTCGCCCGAACTCTCCACATACGGGCCGGCGAGGTTGGCCGTAAACGCGATGTGGTCCAGCGTCGAGCCGCCCGAGCACGACGAGTTGCCGCAGAACGTCGGCGTGTTGCTCGCGTCGAGGTCGGCGGAGGC
Proteins encoded in this window:
- a CDS encoding iron ABC transporter permease; translated protein: MQIAERQPHKADSRLWWFMPVALVAAGVLVPVAYLFVRALAADPAEVAQLLFRPRTLVLLSNTFALSVSVWALASAIALPLAWLAVRAKTNYAGMLTLLGVLPLAIPGYVTAYALLGLFGDYGVLARTAGVMLPRPSGFVGATAALGFYTAPYLFLNLRAALLGLDPAQEEAARSLGLSPWATWRQVVLPQLRPAFLAGTLLVLLHVLGDFGVVSLMRFETLSYALYVQYTSAFDRTYASVIALVLMVLAALVLWGEARLLKGLRFARTASGTARPVPRTTLGRWTPIAVGFVALVALATVVAPLVTLSFWLVQAFDPAELPKLAEGAWNSVKAAAPAAVLAVALAFPLAWLGVRHDTATSRVAERMAYLGYATPPLAFALALIFFALGVLPFAYQTLGLLVVAFALHFLAEAIGPIRSALYQTPPRLEDAARALGRTRFGAFRAVTLPLAARGLWVGGAFVFLAAMKELPITFLLAPLGFDTLAMRVWSYTTEALFGAAAPFALAIVAIAAASVALLLRQERQA
- a CDS encoding extracellular solute-binding protein, which produces MYRLALLLLCAGLLALSACQPPAEPSVSDAAPVVDADGPLVIYSGRSQSLIEPIVERFTADTGIEVQTRFGGTAEMAAALAEEGAQSPADLFWAQDAGGLGAVANLLAELPDSLLAMVPERYQSDDDTWLAVSGRARVLAYSPARADTASLPTSVLDLTDARFEGRVGWAPTNGSFQSFVTAMRQTLGDDSTRAWLDAMDDNGAVAYPRNSAIIEAIANGEVDYGLPNHYYLLRYQSEDPNYPVTQTTFADGDVGNLINIAGLGKLASSERPNAAATFIAYLLGDEAQAYFTEGTKEYSVTGGGTPDTVLGAAPAIDLNTLADLEATLDLLRDAGLL